From the genome of Mycoplasma anserisalpingitidis, one region includes:
- a CDS encoding IS1634 family transposase has translation MKKDKWIVVKSKRKDEYYISLAISGGYGKGYKKSIGIGSLSELQKFNSDPINALKTECENWDTEWDRNKLKPIVDKFLKKNQTKIKVSNYSLEIINKFIDKLNIFNDLKSTKSKNVVDILRYMLQKRVVEKKSIWGIFNSQEETDTELNVGKTSFYNALDYLFDNKEQILKNINNQLVSENKRKLQVLWYDTTTAYFESFSRIGIRVPGFSKDGKFKEDQVVIGLITDENGIPLHYKLFPGNTTDSKTFIHFMLEMKRVYEIEKVVIVCDKGMSTNANIRFLEAHGIDYIISYRMKAGSKKVKEYVLKQDDYVNYGGDFKYKEQTYFSTWQNGRKNDKVRRRIISYSSSRASKDRKDRENLVNNFYKKAKNGMVSASDLNSIKKYKFFQKVNEDTLYKLNYDKIEEDEQFDGYYIYETSLLNISPSEIISIYQKQWQIEENFRVLKGTLELRPMFVWTYKHIEAYVLLSFLALVVLKYAIIQLDQLALKDSGLVEKTSVMKFIEILKTAIKISKEVNNEVISVEYDNSRKLNENLRYYETLITKYL, from the coding sequence ATGAAAAAAGATAAATGAATAGTTGTAAAAAGCAAAAGAAAAGATGAATATTATATATCATTAGCAATCAGTGGCGGATATGGTAAAGGTTATAAAAAATCAATCGGTATCGGAAGTTTAAGTGAACTACAAAAATTCAACTCTGATCCAATTAATGCTCTTAAAACTGAGTGTGAAAACTGAGATACTGAGTGAGATAGAAACAAATTAAAACCAATAGTTGACAAATTCTTAAAAAAGAATCAAACTAAAATTAAAGTTTCAAATTATTCTCTAGAAATTATTAATAAATTTATAGATAAATTAAATATTTTTAATGATTTAAAATCAACGAAATCAAAAAATGTTGTGGACATTTTAAGATATATGCTTCAAAAAAGAGTTGTTGAAAAGAAAAGTATTTGAGGAATTTTCAATTCACAAGAAGAAACTGATACTGAATTAAATGTTGGAAAAACTAGTTTCTACAATGCTTTAGATTACTTATTTGATAACAAGGAACAAATTCTTAAAAATATAAATAATCAATTAGTATCAGAAAATAAGAGAAAATTACAAGTTCTTTGATATGACACAACAACTGCTTATTTTGAATCATTTTCAAGAATAGGAATAAGAGTACCTGGTTTTTCTAAAGATGGAAAATTTAAAGAAGATCAAGTAGTTATTGGTTTAATTACAGATGAAAACGGAATTCCATTGCATTATAAATTGTTCCCCGGAAATACAACTGATTCAAAAACTTTCATTCATTTTATGCTTGAGATGAAAAGAGTTTATGAAATTGAAAAAGTTGTAATTGTTTGTGATAAAGGGATGAGTACAAACGCTAACATTAGATTTTTAGAAGCACACGGTATTGACTATATCATTTCATATCGTATGAAAGCAGGAAGTAAAAAAGTCAAGGAATACGTCTTAAAACAAGATGACTACGTTAATTATGGTGGAGATTTTAAGTATAAGGAACAAACATATTTTTCAACTTGACAAAATGGTAGAAAAAACGATAAAGTGAGACGAAGAATTATCTCTTACTCTTCATCAAGAGCTTCAAAAGACAGAAAAGATAGAGAAAATTTAGTCAATAACTTCTATAAAAAAGCTAAAAACGGAATGGTTTCAGCTTCTGATTTAAACTCAATTAAAAAATATAAATTTTTCCAAAAAGTTAATGAAGACACTTTATACAAATTGAATTACGACAAAATTGAAGAAGATGAACAATTTGATGGATATTACATTTATGAAACATCTTTATTAAACATTTCCCCAAGTGAAATTATTTCAATTTATCAAAAACAATGACAAATAGAAGAAAATTTCAGAGTTCTTAAAGGTACTTTAGAGTTAAGACCAATGTTTGTTTGAACTTACAAGCACATAGAAGCATACGTTTTATTATCTTTTTTAGCTTTAGTTGTGCTTAAATATGCAATTATTCAATTAGATCAATTAGCATTAAAGGACAGCGGTTTAGTTGAAAAAACTTCTGTTATGAAATTTATAGAGATTCTTAAAACAGCAATCAAAATTAGTAAAGAAGTAAACAATGAAGTTATTTCTGTAGAATATGATAATTCAAGGAAATTAAACGAAAATTTAAGATACTATGAAACATTAATAACTAAATATTTATAA